From a single Cupriavidus taiwanensis LMG 19424 genomic region:
- a CDS encoding toprim domain-containing protein, with product MNPSLHSEVTGRLLRDYAFKSKRGGEKLEDGKCPACGKKTLWAFGNAPWVVRCNRLNHCGAELHIKDLYPDLFESWSDRFQSTPENPKAAADAYMRDSRGFDLAKVRDWYAQESYYSHELRIGSATVRFSLGAGVYWERIIDQAHRFGSRKATFQGSYSGMWWQPPVLQTSSADELWIVEGVFDAIALWHHDVPAVAALSCVNYPGTALAALAEQCAAAGRARPKLVWALDADPAGTRYGKQWLKRSREAGWEASIALPKQIGAKKRDWNDLHQLGKLSAQDLDEYRYLGALVAAPSAAEKARLIYGRTGMSQFPFDFDSKLYWFKVDLEALNREMDAVRSAHSDMDEPEIRDEAMLKAGVVTNIATCLPTVLYYQANAATDEAWYYFRVAFPHESEPVKNTFTSSQIASAPEFKKRLLAVAPGAFYTGTGGQLDAYLKEQMHRIKSVQTIDFVGYSKEHGCYVYADVAVKDGKLYTLNDEDFFDVGRLSIKTIGGSAGLSLNTDLKGFRHDWLELIWRAFGAKAIVALAFWLGSLFAEQIREGEGVKQKSFPFLEVVGEPGAGKSTLIEFLWKLCGRRDYEGFDPSKSSLAARARNFAQVSNLPVVLIEGDRGEDGAKVKGFDWNELKTAYNGRSTRARGVKNAGNETYEPPFRGAVVISQNAEVNASEAVLQRIVHLYFDRAGQNPDTFAAARALEQMPVEDVSGFLLTAILKEREILASFVERMPVYQDHLVKNPDVKHQRLVKNHAQVMALVDCLGHVVPLPKEYRDAAIKQLATMAVERQQAIGADHPLVQEFWELYDHIESAEEDHAVLNHARGDGGTIAISLRHFEQVANDRRLNMPPLTDLKRVLRTSRHRKFMELRVVNSAINARHNAEYPAAPKRPTTVKCWVFEDRSGNKGA from the coding sequence ATGAACCCATCCCTGCACAGCGAAGTCACCGGTCGCCTGCTGCGCGACTATGCCTTCAAGTCGAAGCGCGGCGGCGAGAAGCTGGAGGACGGCAAATGCCCGGCCTGCGGCAAGAAGACGCTGTGGGCGTTCGGCAATGCACCGTGGGTCGTGCGCTGCAACCGCCTGAACCATTGCGGCGCCGAGCTGCACATCAAGGATCTCTACCCGGACCTGTTCGAGAGCTGGAGCGACCGCTTTCAGTCCACGCCCGAGAACCCCAAGGCCGCCGCCGACGCCTATATGCGCGACAGCCGCGGCTTCGACCTCGCCAAGGTACGCGACTGGTACGCCCAAGAGAGCTACTACAGCCACGAGCTGCGGATCGGCAGCGCCACCGTGCGCTTCTCGCTGGGCGCCGGCGTCTACTGGGAACGCATCATCGACCAGGCGCACCGCTTCGGCTCGCGCAAGGCCACGTTCCAGGGCAGCTACAGCGGCATGTGGTGGCAGCCGCCGGTGCTGCAGACATCCAGCGCCGACGAGCTGTGGATCGTGGAAGGCGTGTTCGACGCGATCGCCCTCTGGCACCACGACGTGCCGGCAGTGGCGGCCCTGTCCTGTGTCAACTACCCGGGCACGGCGCTGGCCGCGTTGGCCGAGCAATGCGCCGCAGCTGGCCGGGCCCGTCCGAAGCTGGTCTGGGCTCTCGATGCCGACCCCGCTGGCACCCGCTACGGCAAGCAGTGGCTCAAGCGCAGCCGCGAGGCCGGCTGGGAAGCCTCGATCGCCCTGCCCAAGCAGATCGGCGCCAAGAAGCGCGATTGGAACGACCTGCACCAGCTCGGCAAGCTGTCCGCACAGGATCTGGATGAGTACCGCTACCTGGGCGCGCTGGTGGCCGCGCCGAGCGCGGCGGAGAAGGCACGGCTCATCTATGGCCGCACCGGCATGAGCCAGTTTCCCTTCGACTTCGACAGCAAGCTGTACTGGTTCAAGGTGGATCTGGAAGCGCTCAACCGCGAGATGGATGCCGTGCGCAGCGCACACAGCGACATGGACGAGCCGGAGATCCGCGACGAGGCCATGCTCAAGGCCGGCGTGGTGACCAACATCGCCACCTGTCTGCCCACCGTTCTGTACTACCAGGCCAACGCCGCCACCGACGAGGCCTGGTACTACTTCCGCGTCGCCTTCCCCCACGAATCGGAGCCGGTCAAGAACACCTTCACCAGCTCGCAGATCGCCTCGGCGCCCGAGTTCAAGAAGCGGCTGCTCGCCGTGGCGCCGGGCGCCTTCTACACCGGCACCGGCGGGCAGCTGGACGCCTACCTCAAGGAGCAGATGCACCGCATCAAGAGCGTGCAGACGATCGACTTCGTGGGGTACAGCAAAGAGCACGGCTGCTATGTGTACGCGGATGTCGCAGTCAAGGACGGCAAGCTGTACACACTCAACGACGAGGATTTTTTCGACGTGGGGCGCTTGTCGATCAAGACTATCGGCGGCTCCGCCGGGCTCTCGCTGAACACGGACCTGAAGGGATTCCGTCATGACTGGCTGGAGCTGATCTGGCGTGCCTTCGGCGCCAAGGCGATCGTGGCGCTGGCCTTCTGGCTGGGCAGCCTGTTCGCCGAGCAGATCCGCGAGGGCGAAGGGGTCAAGCAAAAGAGCTTCCCGTTCCTCGAGGTGGTGGGCGAGCCCGGCGCCGGCAAATCCACGCTGATCGAGTTCCTGTGGAAGCTGTGCGGCCGCCGCGACTACGAGGGCTTCGACCCGTCCAAGTCCTCGCTGGCGGCGCGCGCGCGCAACTTTGCTCAGGTGTCCAACCTGCCGGTGGTGCTGATCGAAGGAGACCGTGGCGAGGATGGCGCCAAGGTCAAGGGATTCGACTGGAACGAGCTGAAAACCGCCTACAACGGCCGCAGCACGCGGGCCCGTGGCGTCAAGAACGCCGGCAACGAGACCTACGAGCCGCCCTTCCGCGGCGCGGTAGTCATCAGCCAGAACGCCGAGGTCAACGCCAGCGAGGCCGTGCTGCAGCGGATCGTTCACCTGTACTTCGACCGGGCCGGCCAGAACCCGGACACCTTTGCCGCGGCGCGGGCGCTGGAGCAGATGCCGGTGGAAGACGTCTCCGGCTTCCTGCTCACCGCGATCCTCAAGGAGCGCGAGATCCTCGCCTCCTTCGTCGAGCGCATGCCGGTCTACCAGGACCACCTGGTCAAGAACCCCGACGTCAAGCACCAGCGCCTGGTCAAAAACCACGCTCAGGTGATGGCGCTGGTCGACTGCCTCGGACACGTGGTGCCACTGCCCAAGGAATACCGCGATGCGGCGATCAAGCAACTGGCGACCATGGCGGTGGAGCGTCAGCAGGCTATCGGCGCCGACCACCCGCTGGTGCAGGAATTCTGGGAACTGTACGACCACATCGAATCGGCGGAGGAAGACCACGCCGTTCTCAATCACGCCCGGGGGGATGGCGGAACCATCGCCATCAGCCTGCGGCACTTCGAACAGGTGGCGAACGACCGTCGCCTCAACATGCCTCCGCTCACTGATCTGAAGCGGGTGCTGCGCACTTCGCGGCACCGGAAGTTCATGGAGCTGAGGGTCGTCAACAGCGCGATTAACGCGCGTCACAACGCCGAGTATCCCGCCGCGCCAAAGCGGCCGACCACGGTCAAGTGCTGGGTCTTCGAGGATCGCTCGGGCAATAAAGGAGCTTGA
- a CDS encoding ogr/Delta-like zinc finger family protein: MKLTCPHCESRMKIRTSRVISLLSKESYWQCPNIECAYTCKAITSVISTIAPSMRPNPKAYLPVGKVRPGLMDERQMDLLPT, encoded by the coding sequence GTGAAACTGACCTGCCCACATTGCGAATCGCGCATGAAGATCCGCACCAGCCGCGTGATATCGCTGCTCTCGAAAGAGAGTTACTGGCAATGCCCCAACATCGAGTGCGCCTACACCTGCAAGGCCATCACCTCGGTGATCTCTACCATCGCGCCCAGCATGCGCCCCAACCCCAAGGCGTACCTGCCCGTCGGCAAGGTACGTCCGGGGCTGATGGACGAGCGGCAGATGGACCTGCTGCCGACCTGA
- a CDS encoding helix-turn-helix domain-containing protein: protein MHYTPIMVQKTDMVNGDGTEIRVGIGARLKEERERLGYSQPAFAALGGASKGSQLAWEKGSAMPNAEFLHIAASVGVDVLYVVTGRRNMSSLAAEEEAVIAGYRMLDARGRTGVLALISGMQPPVATPGRTGMVFHGQVGEVKNIEGDYQQNEPVTINVGGKKKRTK, encoded by the coding sequence ATGCACTACACGCCGATTATGGTACAGAAAACTGATATGGTCAACGGCGATGGTACAGAAATTAGAGTCGGCATCGGCGCTCGACTAAAAGAGGAACGTGAGCGTCTTGGCTACTCTCAACCTGCCTTTGCCGCTCTGGGCGGCGCTTCGAAGGGTTCCCAGTTGGCTTGGGAGAAGGGCTCGGCTATGCCTAATGCGGAATTCCTGCACATCGCAGCGTCAGTTGGCGTGGACGTTCTTTACGTTGTGACCGGCCGCCGCAACATGTCCAGCCTGGCAGCAGAGGAAGAGGCTGTAATTGCTGGGTATCGAATGCTCGACGCCCGAGGCCGAACTGGCGTACTAGCGCTGATCAGCGGCATGCAACCGCCAGTTGCTACGCCGGGCCGCACTGGCATGGTGTTCCATGGCCAAGTTGGCGAAGTGAAGAACATCGAGGGCGACTACCAGCAGAACGAGCCGGTGACTATCAATGTCGGCGGAAAGAAGAAGCG